A window from Citrus sinensis cultivar Valencia sweet orange chromosome 3, DVS_A1.0, whole genome shotgun sequence encodes these proteins:
- the LOC102607646 gene encoding L-type lectin-domain containing receptor kinase VIII.2-like — MDICLYYCFFLLVSIEVFSILVDSSPEISARKHIFFPDFSLHNNSRILHDLKLLGSAKLSNEKGVIQIPHDSQATDLRHHAGRAIYSSPVRLLDPVTKTPASFETTCSFQFNTSNSTRTSRDGGSGLTFNDACKDDYKAVAVEFDTRHDPEFGDPNDNHVGINLGSIVSTRAINASDVGIFLNGGSVHRAWIAYDGFSASTGNMTQIHNLLSWNISSTSQAFLLIPSSETCENNIMLQQIAGAGSSGSGQHQQPEPPHGFFIFIAVSVLALVIFPAMYCISRRQRKAIALPGKKQRPRPPNKPRRFTLSEISVGEKSGF, encoded by the exons ATGGACATTTGCCTCTATTATTGCTTCTTCTTGTTAGTGTCAATAGAAGTATTCTCAATTTTAGTTGATTCATCACCTGAAATAAGCGCAAGGAAGCATATCTTTTTCCCTGATTTCAGCCTGCACAATAATTCCAGAATTTTGCATGATTTAAAGCTACTAGGGAGCGCCAAATTGTCAAATGAAAAGGGTGTTATCCAAATCCCTCATGATTCCCAAGCAACTGATCTGAGACATCATGCAGGGAGAGCCATTTACTCATCCCCTGTTCGCTTGCTGGATCCCGTCACTAAAACTCCTgcttcttttgaaacaacttgTTCTTTTCAGTTCAACACTAGCAATAGTACTAGAACTAGTAGAGATGGTGGAAGCGGCCTCACTTTCAACGATGCCTGCAAGGATGATTACAAAGCTGTTGCTGTTGAGTTTGACACGCGTCATGATCCTGAATTTGGAGACCCAAATGATAACCACGTGGGTATCAATTTGGGAAGCATTGTTTCCACCAGAGCTATTAATGCTTCTGATgttggaatatttctcaatgGTGGTTCTGTTCATCGAGCTTGGATTGCCTATGACG GATTCTCAGCTTCTACAGGCAATATGACCCAAATTCACAACTTGCTCTCATGGAACATCTCGTCTACAAGCCAAGCTTTTCttctcattccatcatcagaaacGTGTGAGAATAACATAATGCTCCAGCAGATTGCTGGTGCTGGTAGTAGTGGTAGCGGACAGCATCAGCAACCAGAGCCGCCCCATggtttttttatattcattgcTGTGTCTGTGCTAGCTCTAGTTATCTTTCCCGCTATGTATTGTATTAGCAGACGTCAAAGAAAAGCTATTGCATTGCCGGGGAAAAAGCAGAGGCCGAGGCCTCCCAATAAGCCTCGCCGCTTCACACTCTCTGAAATTtctgttggggaaaaatccggtttttaa